In a single window of the Arachis hypogaea cultivar Tifrunner chromosome 6, arahy.Tifrunner.gnm2.J5K5, whole genome shotgun sequence genome:
- the LOC112696935 gene encoding protein LATERAL BRANCHING OXIDOREDUCTASE 1, with protein MAESNSEVEKVVLGNFVQDLILTSQEVQTNYVYNEGGVGFRDALDSGGIPVIDLSLLTSPSELTKLHHALSSWGCFQAINHGMSSSFLDKVREVSKQFFELPKEEKMIYARKPNDMEGYGSDIIYFRDQKLDWTDRIYLKVQPEEQRNFKVWPEKPNDFRTTVIEYTERLKLLNEVILKGMAKSLNLEEYRLLKECGDKDTMILRFNYYPPCPMADHVLGLKPHADGSTVTYLLQDKEVDGLQVLKDNRWFKVPIISDALLINVGDQVEIMSNGIFRSPIHRVVVNEEKDRLTIAMFFTPDPDKEIGPIEQLVNESRPKSYTPVKNYTNIFFQYYQKGKRAIEASKIQLCEAE; from the exons ATGGCAGAGTCAAACTCAGAGGTGGAGAAAGTAGTACTTGGCAATTTCGTTCAAGATCTCATTTTGACTTCCCAAGAGGTTCAAACAAACTATGTCTACAACGAAGGTGGTGTTGGCTTTCGCGATGCTCTTGATTCCGGGGGTATTCCAGTCATTGACCTTAGCCTCCTCACTTCTCCTTCCGAGCTCACAAAACTCCACCATGCACTCTCCTCTTGGGGTTGCTTTCAG GCAATAAACCATGGAATGTCAAGCTCTTTTCTTGACAAAGTTAGAGAAGTTTCAAAGCAATTTTTTGAActtccaaaagaagaaaaaatgataTATGCAAGGAAACCAAATGACATGGAAGGATATGGAAGTGATATTATATATTTCAGAGATCAAAAGCTTGATTGGACAGACAGAATATACCTCAAAGTGCAGCCTGAAGAACAGAGAAACTTCAAAGTCTGGCCAGAAAAACCCAATGATTTCAG GACAACTGTAATAGAGTATACTGAAAGGCTAAAATTGCTAAACGAAGTGATTTTGAAGGGCATGGCAAAGTCACTGAACTTGGAAGAGTACCGTCTCTTGAAGGAATGCGGAGACAAAGATACAATGATCTTGAGATTCAACTATTACCCTCCTTGTCCTATGGCGGATCATGTCCTCGGCCTGAAGCCGCACGCCGACGGATCAACTGTTACTTATCTTTTGCAGGATAAAGAAGTTGATGGCCTCCAAGTCCTCAAAGATAATCGTTGGTTCAAAGTTCCCATCATCTCTGATGCTCTCCTAATTAATGTTGGTGATCAAGTAGAG ATCATGAGTAATGGAATATTTCGTAGCCCAATCCACAGAGTAGTTGTAAATGAAGAAAAGGACAGGCTTACTATAGCCATGTTCTTCACTCCAGATCCAGATAAAGAGATTGGACCAATTGAGCAGTTAGTGAACGAGTCAAGGCCAAAATCATACACACCAGTCAAAAATTATACCAATATCTTCTTCCAATATtaccaaaaaggaaaaagagcAATTGAAGCTTCCAAGATTCAACTATGTGAAGCTGAATAG